A part of Candidatus Moraniibacteriota bacterium genomic DNA contains:
- the secA gene encoding preprotein translocase subunit SecA, translated as MGLFAKIFGSNDRVIAKLRPIVARVNGHEAKIKALSDDALRAKTEEFRARIAKGASLDQLLPEAFAVVREVANRIIGERHYDVQLMGGVVLHQGKIAEMKTGEGKTLTSTLAIYLNALAGKGVHVVTVNDYLAKRDANWMGSVYHALGMSTACILQQGISYRYTPTVIDRDEVSVEPENLIPISRREAYASDITYGTNNEFGFDYLRDNMVQNAEHMVQRDLFYAIVDEVDSILIDEARTPLIISAPDAESTKLYQQFASIVPRLKSEEDYTVDEKMKSISITEAGIAKVEQSLGIGNIYESGRVQYVHHLEQSLKAEVIFKRDRDYVVKDGEVIIVDDFTGRLMVGRRYSDGLHQAIEAKERVAVQKESRTLATITFQNYFRLYEKLAGMTGTAMTSAEEFRKVYEIDSIEIPTNKTMVRKDLPDIVYKTEEEKFRAIAKKLKTLREEGQPALVGTIAIEKSEYLSALLSREGVPHEVLNAKNHEHEAAIVARAGQLGSVTIATNMAGRGTDIKLGEGVREVGGLCIIGTERHEARRIDNQLRGRAGRQGDPGTSQFYVSLEDELMRRFGGDTLKNMMTRLRLPEDEPIQNGLISRTIESAQNKIEGFNFDIRKHVLEYDDVMNKQREVVYRRRRTVLRTSDMRSDTLRLLGEELEKILSAHAVSEDGGWDTNSILDDIRNIFPIDEKKMRNRLDAILRDSSKEQPAKISATIGDFLGEAKVEYGKKEKEIGTDAWLHIQQTIFLRTLDALWMNHLDEIDYLRQGIGLRGYGQRDPLVEYKREAFNMFVILLESIRTTYLTTIFKMVAVPTPSVETEIIPQNAEYRGAEETSSFASTEKEKPAIQKPISVGPKVGRNDPCPCGSGKKYKKCHGK; from the coding sequence ATGGGACTCTTTGCAAAAATTTTTGGATCGAATGATCGCGTAATCGCGAAACTACGCCCGATAGTTGCGCGAGTGAATGGGCATGAGGCAAAGATAAAAGCGCTATCCGACGATGCCCTGCGGGCGAAGACGGAAGAATTTCGCGCGCGTATTGCAAAGGGCGCTTCGCTTGACCAATTGCTTCCTGAGGCATTTGCTGTCGTCCGCGAAGTAGCGAATCGTATTATCGGCGAGCGGCACTATGATGTTCAGTTGATGGGCGGTGTCGTATTGCATCAGGGGAAAATCGCCGAGATGAAGACGGGTGAGGGGAAGACCCTCACATCGACTCTGGCGATTTATCTCAATGCGCTTGCCGGAAAGGGCGTGCATGTTGTGACGGTCAATGATTATCTTGCCAAGCGCGATGCGAACTGGATGGGATCGGTGTACCACGCACTGGGAATGTCGACCGCGTGTATTCTCCAACAGGGTATTTCCTATCGCTATACGCCGACAGTGATTGATCGGGATGAAGTCAGTGTTGAACCGGAAAATCTTATCCCGATTTCACGACGCGAGGCATATGCTTCGGATATCACCTATGGGACGAATAACGAATTTGGCTTCGACTATTTGCGCGACAACATGGTGCAGAATGCCGAACACATGGTACAACGCGACCTTTTCTACGCGATTGTCGACGAAGTGGACTCGATACTTATAGACGAGGCGCGGACACCTCTCATTATTTCGGCGCCAGACGCCGAGTCGACCAAGCTTTATCAGCAATTTGCGAGTATTGTTCCGCGACTCAAGAGCGAGGAAGACTATACTGTGGATGAAAAGATGAAATCTATCTCTATCACCGAGGCAGGCATTGCAAAGGTGGAACAGTCGCTTGGTATTGGGAATATTTACGAGTCCGGGCGCGTGCAGTATGTGCATCATTTGGAGCAGTCGCTTAAGGCAGAAGTGATTTTCAAGCGCGATCGCGACTATGTCGTGAAAGATGGCGAGGTTATTATTGTCGATGATTTCACAGGGCGTCTCATGGTTGGGCGACGCTATAGCGATGGATTGCACCAGGCAATTGAGGCAAAGGAGCGTGTCGCGGTGCAGAAGGAATCTCGGACTTTGGCGACGATTACGTTTCAAAATTATTTTCGCCTGTACGAAAAGCTCGCCGGTATGACTGGTACGGCGATGACGAGTGCGGAAGAATTTCGCAAGGTGTATGAGATTGATTCGATAGAGATTCCCACGAATAAGACGATGGTGCGGAAAGATCTTCCGGATATTGTCTACAAAACCGAAGAGGAAAAGTTTCGTGCTATTGCCAAAAAATTGAAGACGCTTCGCGAGGAGGGACAGCCTGCTCTCGTGGGAACGATTGCGATTGAGAAATCGGAATATCTGAGTGCGCTACTCTCACGAGAGGGCGTGCCACATGAAGTCTTGAATGCGAAGAACCATGAGCATGAGGCAGCGATTGTTGCGCGGGCGGGGCAACTTGGCTCTGTGACGATTGCGACCAACATGGCGGGTCGTGGGACGGATATCAAGCTTGGCGAGGGTGTCCGCGAAGTAGGAGGACTCTGCATCATCGGTACTGAGCGGCATGAGGCGCGACGCATCGACAATCAGTTGCGCGGGCGCGCAGGTCGTCAGGGCGACCCGGGAACATCGCAGTTCTATGTCTCACTTGAGGATGAACTCATGCGACGATTCGGTGGCGACACACTGAAAAATATGATGACCCGACTTCGCCTGCCCGAAGATGAGCCGATTCAAAACGGGCTTATCTCGAGAACTATCGAGAGCGCGCAGAACAAAATCGAGGGATTCAACTTTGATATCCGGAAGCACGTGCTCGAATACGATGACGTGATGAATAAGCAGCGGGAAGTCGTGTATCGCCGTCGCCGAACCGTCCTTCGCACGAGTGATATGCGCAGTGATACTCTGCGACTTTTGGGAGAAGAATTGGAAAAGATACTCTCCGCGCATGCCGTCTCCGAAGATGGCGGATGGGATACAAATTCTATCTTGGATGATATAAGAAATATCTTCCCGATAGATGAGAAAAAAATGCGCAATCGTCTTGATGCTATTCTTCGCGATTCTTCGAAAGAACAGCCGGCGAAAATTTCTGCAACTATTGGAGACTTTCTCGGTGAGGCGAAAGTGGAATACGGGAAAAAAGAAAAAGAAATCGGGACGGATGCGTGGTTGCATATTCAGCAAACAATCTTTCTGCGAACACTCGATGCTTTGTGGATGAATCACCTCGATGAAATCGACTATCTTCGGCAAGGAATTGGGTTGCGCGGTTATGGACAGCGAGACCCATTGGTCGAGTACAAGCGAGAGGCATTCAATATGTTTGTAATTTTGTTGGAGAGTATTCGCACGACGTATCTCACGACCATTTTCAAAATGGTTGCCGTCCCCACTCCGTCCGTTGAAACGGAAATTATTCCACAGAATGCCGAATACCGCGGAGCCGAAGAGACTTCGTCATTTGCCTCCACGGAAAAAGAAAAACCCGCTATACAGAAGCCAATCTCTGTCGGTCCCAAAGTAGGAAGAAATGATCCCTGCCCCTGCGGTAGCGGGAAGAAGTATAAGAAATGCCATGGGAAATAA
- a CDS encoding DUF4012 domain-containing protein has protein sequence MKRYSWKFWILFWSISLLLLSSWFCFLEIRNGHWKLFDVPTRILPVSTETRKDMRALLSIADFVLKKDDVTRTYLVLFQNNYELRPGGGFIGSFGIVKIRNGELLDFAVHDTGNFDGRIPSTVSPPYPMKELLRIDSWKLRDSNYSPDFPTNARQAETFYQMGEGSESFDGIVGITTDVLVSFLGVTGPVEVPGYPGTYGGESAVWDLEYQVEKGFIDQGIERGDRKSMMNLLGLQVLDRLKSLSLTDRYRLFEVALADLHAKDIQLFFDDEGVTQKIQDAGWDGSINQTWKNDSFLAVDANLGAWKSDYFVKRSYEYTVDFSGEKPQARFALTYNHTATEKDWRVNNYQSFLRLYVPKGSWLVSSEGFLGDTTFGDELGRKTFGGIVQVPLGTEKTVAFTYTLPDTVSSAFYELDIEKQPGLHRVPVSVTVIKKDGSKIQKQFVLDRNVRILATGELIEP, from the coding sequence ATGAAACGCTACTCGTGGAAATTTTGGATACTGTTTTGGTCAATATCACTCCTCTTATTGTCGAGTTGGTTTTGTTTTCTCGAAATTCGAAACGGTCACTGGAAACTTTTTGATGTACCGACGCGCATATTGCCCGTTTCAACAGAAACACGTAAGGATATGCGCGCGCTTTTGTCGATTGCCGACTTCGTACTCAAGAAAGATGATGTGACGCGAACCTATCTCGTCCTCTTTCAAAACAATTATGAGCTTCGTCCGGGCGGGGGATTTATCGGATCATTTGGTATTGTAAAAATACGAAATGGCGAACTGCTCGATTTCGCCGTGCATGACACGGGGAACTTTGACGGGCGTATACCCTCGACGGTTTCGCCACCCTATCCGATGAAGGAATTGCTTCGTATCGATTCATGGAAACTGCGCGATTCGAATTATTCTCCGGACTTCCCGACCAATGCTCGGCAGGCGGAAACCTTTTACCAGATGGGCGAAGGCAGTGAATCATTCGACGGCATTGTCGGTATTACGACAGATGTCTTGGTGTCGTTTCTTGGTGTCACTGGTCCGGTCGAAGTACCGGGATATCCGGGCACGTATGGTGGAGAGAGCGCCGTGTGGGATCTCGAATATCAGGTGGAGAAGGGCTTCATTGATCAGGGTATCGAGCGGGGGGATCGGAAGTCGATGATGAATCTCTTGGGACTCCAGGTACTTGATCGTCTGAAATCTCTGAGCCTTACGGATCGGTACCGCTTGTTTGAGGTGGCACTTGCCGATCTTCATGCCAAGGATATCCAGCTCTTCTTCGATGATGAGGGCGTGACGCAGAAAATTCAGGATGCCGGTTGGGACGGATCGATTAATCAGACATGGAAGAATGATTCTTTCCTTGCTGTCGATGCAAATTTGGGCGCGTGGAAGAGTGACTACTTCGTGAAACGTTCATACGAGTATACGGTAGATTTTTCTGGCGAAAAGCCTCAGGCGCGTTTTGCTCTTACTTATAATCATACGGCGACTGAGAAAGATTGGCGCGTCAACAATTACCAGTCATTCCTTCGTCTCTATGTGCCGAAGGGGAGCTGGCTTGTTTCGTCGGAGGGATTCTTGGGCGACACGACATTTGGTGATGAACTTGGCAGGAAAACTTTTGGCGGTATCGTACAAGTCCCCCTTGGAACAGAGAAAACAGTTGCGTTTACCTATACGCTTCCCGATACGGTATCGTCGGCGTTCTATGAACTTGATATTGAGAAGCAGCCGGGATTGCATCGCGTCCCTGTTTCAGTGACGGTTATCAAGAAGGATGGATCGAAAATTCAGAAGCAATTTGTCTTGGATCGAAATGTACGGATACTTGCAACCGGCGAGCTGATTGAGCCATAG
- a CDS encoding right-handed parallel beta-helix repeat-containing protein has product MKSWLIEAGISIFIVGTIALPFFGFARSGDKIYVDKDASGREDGSSSHPYKTISSGLDKARGGDEVIVASGTYKERVTIPSDVKLSGSGQQKTFIKSDDKDDAVVEMKSGSKLWGFTVENGRMGIYVNKDAKVDIVGSRIRDNRHEGIFVEKGDRTDRKLVSISKVEIIGNGWSGVYSKTRKISITESDIKDNGKNGVVFESGVRAWIDNNSISENKGSGLVMNLDGADVTVASKNTFRKNDREGIEVSSYGTTGTIDIKKSRLSENGHYGVARISRTASASVSIWNGLVIEGNNTFFGNGLGNTSPIVRGF; this is encoded by the coding sequence GTGAAATCATGGCTTATTGAAGCAGGAATATCGATTTTTATCGTAGGGACTATTGCGCTTCCGTTTTTTGGTTTTGCGCGAAGTGGTGACAAGATTTATGTAGACAAAGACGCTTCCGGTAGGGAAGATGGCTCGTCTTCGCATCCATACAAGACAATTTCAAGCGGGCTTGATAAAGCAAGGGGTGGTGATGAGGTTATTGTGGCCTCCGGAACGTATAAGGAGCGAGTTACTATCCCGAGTGATGTGAAGCTCTCTGGCTCAGGACAGCAAAAAACTTTTATAAAATCCGATGACAAGGATGATGCTGTTGTGGAAATGAAAAGCGGATCAAAGCTATGGGGGTTTACTGTTGAAAATGGGAGAATGGGGATTTATGTCAACAAAGATGCAAAGGTGGATATTGTAGGGTCTAGAATTCGTGACAATAGACATGAAGGTATCTTTGTGGAAAAAGGCGATCGAACCGATAGAAAGCTTGTGAGTATTTCAAAGGTTGAGATTATTGGTAACGGTTGGTCCGGAGTATATTCGAAGACGCGAAAAATTTCGATTACGGAATCCGACATAAAAGATAATGGTAAGAATGGCGTTGTATTCGAATCTGGTGTTCGTGCATGGATTGACAACAATTCAATTAGCGAGAATAAAGGATCTGGTCTTGTAATGAATCTTGATGGCGCCGATGTGACGGTTGCGAGCAAGAATACATTTCGCAAAAATGATCGTGAAGGAATCGAAGTGAGTTCGTATGGCACAACGGGCACAATCGATATTAAGAAATCCCGTCTTTCAGAGAATGGGCACTATGGTGTCGCGAGAATTTCTCGGACGGCAAGTGCTTCCGTGTCGATATGGAACGGATTGGTGATTGAGGGAAATAATACTTTCTTCGGAAACGGTTTGGGGAATACGTCGCCAATTGTGAGAGGATTCTAA
- a CDS encoding glycosyltransferase family 4 protein, which translates to MRIAFIGQKGIPAKSGSVEKYVERISVRMAEKGHDVFVYARAHYTDPELRAWKGVHIIHVPSIPTKHLDAISHTFFATVHALFHRYDIIHYQAVGPSMLSFIPAMLLRHAQVVSTFHCRDYFHQKWGWISRRALRFGEWVACRAPKKTIVVSKELLEYTKKNYGRHAEFIPNGANISEKAIATTLGEFGLREGRYVLSVGRLVGHKGVHYLIKAFLELEDTNKLPNNTKLVIVGSHANTKDYESYLHLMAKGRENVIFLGERFGRELEELFSHAGLFVQPSESEGMPIVLLESMAHALPTLASDIRVHCEVLSGVGLLFQNKNVADLRDKMAFLLNAPEEGSRLGVAAQNRIRNEYSWDAIAERTLSVYESILPQTKKLKRLNFRKRLHAQHIRSIGTEL; encoded by the coding sequence ATGCGCATTGCGTTTATCGGGCAGAAAGGCATCCCAGCAAAATCCGGAAGTGTTGAGAAATATGTTGAGCGAATTTCGGTGCGCATGGCGGAGAAGGGTCATGATGTTTTTGTCTATGCGCGGGCGCACTATACCGATCCGGAACTTCGTGCGTGGAAAGGGGTGCATATTATTCATGTACCGAGTATTCCAACGAAGCACTTGGATGCTATTTCGCATACCTTTTTTGCGACAGTGCACGCGCTTTTCCATCGTTACGATATCATTCATTATCAGGCGGTTGGACCGTCGATGCTCTCGTTTATTCCCGCAATGCTTTTGCGTCATGCGCAGGTAGTGTCTACCTTTCACTGTCGTGACTATTTTCATCAGAAGTGGGGGTGGATTTCACGGAGGGCACTTCGTTTTGGTGAGTGGGTTGCCTGTCGCGCTCCGAAGAAGACTATCGTTGTTTCGAAGGAGCTTCTCGAGTATACGAAGAAAAACTATGGCCGTCATGCGGAGTTTATTCCCAATGGGGCAAATATTTCCGAAAAGGCGATAGCGACAACACTTGGTGAATTTGGACTTCGTGAGGGTCGCTATGTGCTTTCGGTTGGGCGGCTCGTCGGACACAAAGGCGTGCACTATCTCATAAAGGCGTTTCTTGAGCTTGAGGATACGAACAAATTGCCGAATAATACGAAGCTTGTCATCGTCGGTTCGCATGCGAATACGAAGGACTACGAATCCTATCTCCATCTCATGGCGAAAGGACGAGAGAATGTTATCTTTCTCGGTGAACGCTTCGGACGAGAGCTCGAGGAATTGTTCTCGCATGCAGGACTCTTTGTGCAGCCGTCGGAATCCGAAGGCATGCCGATTGTTCTCCTCGAATCGATGGCACATGCCTTGCCGACACTGGCAAGTGATATCCGTGTGCATTGCGAAGTGCTCTCGGGTGTCGGGCTACTTTTTCAGAACAAGAACGTAGCAGACCTCCGTGACAAGATGGCCTTCCTCCTGAATGCGCCGGAAGAGGGGAGTCGACTTGGGGTTGCGGCGCAGAATCGTATTCGAAATGAATATTCTTGGGATGCTATTGCTGAGCGAACGTTATCTGTGTATGAGTCAATCCTGCCGCAGACGAAGAAGCTCAAGCGATTAAATTTCCGGAAGCGACTTCATGCTCAGCATATCCGTTCAATCGGAACCGAATTATGA
- a CDS encoding WecB/TagA/CpsF family glycosyltransferase — translation MDRICALGVTIQNTSIDEAKRFVENSLRSTEFHRIVTINPDFIMTAQRDNEFLDAINNADLSTIDGIGIYIPLLLRGKIPKGRVPGSDFMEYVLEISEHTNLSVFLLVNSCGLSTFQETKSAIKKKFPRLRVFGSDVSVNSPISIKTSLRKASNHSVVLSNFGGRLQEISLAQLQSIPGSTVCLAMGVGGAFDFLTGKQKRAPFIIRKFGLEWLWRLLLQPQRRLRRTWNYVFVYSLLCIKEALVHLILQIDPYVYHRKNSPIQNTAIHK, via the coding sequence ATGGACCGTATTTGCGCCCTTGGCGTCACAATTCAGAACACCTCCATCGATGAAGCAAAGCGCTTCGTAGAAAATAGTTTGCGTTCTACGGAATTCCATCGGATTGTCACGATAAATCCCGATTTCATCATGACGGCTCAGAGGGATAATGAATTCCTTGATGCCATTAATAATGCTGACCTCTCGACTATTGATGGGATTGGAATATACATTCCTCTTCTTCTTAGAGGGAAAATTCCCAAAGGACGAGTACCCGGATCTGACTTCATGGAGTACGTACTCGAAATCTCGGAGCATACAAATCTTTCCGTCTTTCTTTTGGTCAATAGTTGTGGGTTAAGCACCTTTCAAGAAACAAAGTCTGCTATCAAGAAAAAATTTCCGAGACTACGAGTGTTCGGATCCGATGTTTCAGTAAATTCGCCGATTTCCATAAAGACATCGTTGAGAAAGGCATCTAATCATTCCGTCGTTCTCTCCAATTTTGGTGGAAGACTTCAGGAAATTTCCCTGGCACAACTCCAAAGCATACCCGGAAGCACTGTTTGTCTTGCTATGGGAGTAGGAGGGGCATTTGACTTCCTTACCGGCAAGCAGAAACGAGCACCATTCATCATCCGAAAGTTCGGTCTTGAATGGCTGTGGCGACTCTTGCTTCAACCTCAACGCAGATTGAGGCGAACGTGGAACTACGTTTTCGTCTATTCCCTCCTCTGCATAAAAGAAGCACTGGTTCATCTCATACTTCAAATAGATCCATACGTCTACCATAGAAAAAACAGCCCCATCCAAAACACAGCTATTCACAAATAA